The Gemmatimonadales bacterium genome has a window encoding:
- the upp gene encoding uracil phosphoribosyltransferase, translating to MAVHSLSRMLTYPNLSTLEHPLIRHKLTLLRDKRTTTKDFRDLTAEIAMLMAYEVTSDLPTEPKQIETPLEPMEGTKVAGKKLALVPILRAGLGMVDGILRLIPSARVGHIGLYRDHDTLKPVPYYFKAPSAREQRDFFILDPMLATGGSAVDACTTLKGAGARSIRFLCIVAAPEGVEKMLAEHPDVPIYAASLDRQLNEHGYILPGLGDAGDRLFGTR from the coding sequence GTGGCGGTGCATAGCTTATCGCGCATGCTCACCTACCCCAACCTCTCGACCCTCGAACACCCGCTCATCCGCCACAAGCTGACCCTCCTGCGCGACAAGCGGACCACCACCAAAGACTTCCGCGATCTCACGGCCGAGATCGCAATGCTCATGGCCTACGAAGTGACGAGCGACCTCCCCACCGAGCCCAAGCAGATCGAGACCCCGCTCGAGCCGATGGAAGGGACCAAGGTCGCAGGGAAAAAACTCGCCCTCGTCCCGATCCTGCGCGCCGGACTCGGGATGGTGGACGGGATCCTGCGCCTTATCCCCTCCGCGCGCGTCGGCCACATCGGCCTCTACCGCGACCACGACACGCTGAAGCCCGTCCCTTACTACTTCAAGGCGCCCAGCGCGCGCGAGCAACGCGACTTCTTCATCCTCGACCCGATGCTCGCCACCGGCGGCTCTGCCGTGGACGCCTGCACCACGCTGAAGGGCGCCGGGGCCCGATCGATACGCTTCCTCTGCATCGTCGCCGCGCCCGAAGGCGTCGAGAAGATGCTCGCCGAGCACCCCGACGTCCCGATCTATGCCGCGTCGCTCGACCGCCAGCTCAACGAGCACGGCTACATCCTTCCCGGCCTGGGCGACGCCGGGGACCGGCTCTTCGGCACGCGGTGA